The genome window GGCTGTACATGTGAACTGAGGTGGGTCATTCAGAGAACACCCTTGAACTCTGATGTGTGcaatcttctttcctttctaggTGATGCCTTTGGGATTTAAAACCCTAGGGCAAGTAGCTTGGACTCCCTTACTAGGTGTAGAAGTCTTAAGGAAGAAAGTTGCCAGGCTAAGACCATGAAAGAAGAGTGAAGGGAAAGTACGAGAGTAAGAGAGAATTGATGACTTCTGATTTCTTGGGTGCAGTCACTGAGATCTTTGTCTTTCCTCTGATTCTTGTGTTCTGGATTCCCAGAATCATTTACATGAGTCTACCTTTTTCTTGAAGCCAGTTGGAGTTGGGATCCCTTCAACTTTTATTCAGACTTGGTTCTAGATCCTTCCCGATCATTGTATACCTCCCAGACCCAAACAGAGGCACCcatttgtttcagcaccattaaGAGTGAAACCCTTTATTCTTTCCTGAGAATAGGGTGTGCAGACCACCAAATACAGTTCACTAGCATCCTGGGAAGGAGTGGTCaaagtgtgagtgagtgtgtgttagGAGCGGCCTTACTGATTCCTGAACCACTCCAAGCATTTACACTGCCCGTGCCAGGCCAATCCTGTCATTTCCTCGATCAAAGACCGAGAAATACCACCTCAGGAAGACATCACCCAGGATCCAGGTCTCTGTAGATGAACTCACTTTGTTCTGTTCAAAGGTGGTATAGCAGTGGCCTCTAGAATCCTGGGGGAGTCAGAGACACACACCAGTTAGCATGAGCCCTTACCGGTGACTCCCCTCAATATTCCGAACTAGCACAATTCTTTATTTCCCACTTTTGATAAGTATCAAGGGGTTTTCTCAGGAGCAGGGGATATGAGAGTTCATCCAAAACCAAAGAAGGCCAAGACATGAGGTTGCCATGCGGAAGGGTGTGGTGAACGGAGGACTGGGaattggggaaacagaggaatgaaaaacaacaaagtccttCTGTAGAGcgtaaggaactatattcaatatccactgataaaacacatgaaaaagaataagaaaatatacattttttttatgtgtataactgagtcacattgctgtgcagcagaacttAATGCCACACTGAAGATTAGCCACACTTCAAtataattatttagaaaagaacAAGTGTGTCCATAGTTCCCCTCACTccctgtttcctttcttctgactcctgctccttgttttctctgcagagTGCTGGTTCTCCTCCTGCATCCCCACAATCTGTACTTTATTAAAagcaactttattttgtattggagcatagctgataaacaatattctgagtttcaggtggacagaaaagggactcaaccatatgTATCCATGTATCCTGGTCCCAAAgatccccctcccatccaggctgtcatatAACTGAgtggagtttcctgtgctacacagcatcctgttgttggttatccatcttaaatagatCAGTGCCCACAGCATGTTCTTGAAGACTTAACTAAGGAACTCTGGGAAGCCTCCTTCGGCTCACACTCACCTTCTTTGGCCACTCCTGGCTTGGTTGGGTAACCTACTCTGGTTCTGCATCCCCATTGGTCAGTCCATAGCCCTCATCACCCCTAGTAAGTCCCTAATGCCCCAGTGCAGACCACCTTGAgatgccatttgcatggaatccTGTGCAGTTTTGCCTAGAACCAAGCAACCGTCCATATGGCTCAATGTGTTTGTGGTTTCCTGcaattccctcccttcctcaaagCCTTCTTTTAGCTCATTAGCCTGCTCTGAACTCCCACATGGAGCTGACATGAAGCCTCCACCCTGTGCTGGAGCAGAGCAGTCATTGTGCACCTTTATTCACCTTAGCATTCAGCCTCCCCTCAGAGGGGTCGGGTACCCCAACTCACAAAGGAGGCACCTGGCCAGAGCAAGGGGAAATGGCAGCTGAGAACTAGGGTGACcatgtaatttatcatccaaaccaggAAAACTTTGATAAGGGAAGGAAAACTGTTAACTTATGCTAGGATATCAGACTAGGACTGTCCCCAGCCATTCTCTTTGTAACATGGTCTATTTCAGGGACTTCTAGAGCTGACTTCCATGTTCATGCACCTAAGGGTTCAGATTGAATTGACACTCTTTGAGGACTGAGGACCTTAGTGTTCCCCTCTCCTTGTGACTCCCACCATGCCAGCATGGTGTGGCATCTCCACATTTATTTCAAGAAGATCAGTGTCCCAGACTGTCCTTTAATCTCAAGTGGTTGGTTTTCTGGCAGGCACTGGCCCAGCCACAGGGCTCAGCAGCATCTGCAATGGTGTGACATGGCCTGCAGACTCcgccctcctcccagcagcagccCAAGTGTTCCTGCAAGCTTCAGTTAGAGAAGCAACCGTGAGTATTGTCCCCTCACCTTGAGGATGTAGGCTTGAGCTGGCACTGGGTAGTCGATGCCATTGATGGTGAAGATAATAGGGGGCAGGGTATTGACCGCAGAACATGAAACGTAGTGCTAttagagagagagggtgagaggtTGGCCCTGGTGATCCTTGTTGTGTGTGAAACCTGAGAGTGACCCTGGGGCATGGCCCTCTACCTCGGAACCCCGTGGCATGGCTCCGATGTGCTTCTGTATGTTATTGACCAGTCTTCGTGGGCCTTCGATCACTGATGTCCCAGTGTCCACAACGGCCTCGCAGCCACCAGAGCAAGCAATAAcctttcttttcatggagatgctgagagacaATGGAAGAAAGCAGGCGTCAAGGTCACTCTGAGTCTCCCCAGAGCTGCCCCCTTCCCAACTGTCTCCTAAGCAGCCCTTCGTcttttgccctcttttcctttgctctcaACACAGCACCTTTCTTGACATCCTTGAATACAGTACTTGAATACACCAGGCTCTTTTGCACCTTGACACAGGATGGTCTTCCTTCCAAGAAGACTCCACTCCCCTTTGATTAgcaaatttcttctcattttccagaTTCCAGCTTAATTGTATTGTTTTCAGGGAAGTCTTTCTCCTGATGTTTATCAGTCTCCTGTCTTGGTCACTCTCTGTAGACCCTcctcatttctgctgctgctgctaactcacttcactcgtgtcctactctgtgtgaccccatagaaggcagcccaccaggctctgccatccacgggattttccaagcaagagtactggagtgggttgccattgccttctcctcctcatgTCTAGCATGTACCAAAGTGACAGTTCACTATGTGGGCGAGTCACCTCATGTACATCTGCCTTCTTAGATGTGAGGGCAAGTTTTATTCTCCTTGCCTccctaaagtgcctggcacacagtggatgcACAATGCTTGTCTGTTCAGTGAGCGAATGAAGACTGAGAAAACAATGAGAAACATGCAGAGAGCTGTAGCTGATGGTGAACAAATATGGGTCACACACAGAGTGAAGATGGAGATTCAATGGGGCAGCAGATTCTCATAgtggtgggagagagggaggggctcctctgggagagggtgtctGCTAGCACTACTCCTACAACCAGTTCAGACCCTGAGACCTTAGCCAGGAAATACATGACTAGCACACAGAAACCCCAAAGGAGAGGTCAGCTTTTGTCTGAGGGTATCACACAGAATCCTATCAATTATGCCTCTTGTCCTCAGGTCACTCCTGGATCCCACCTTCCTGATTCTGTTATAGCCCCTGTCCCACTTGTGCCCATGACGTGGGGTGTCTTTTTTATTAGTTGCTTTCACGTCTTAAGACTGCAGCCAACCTCTATCCACTTTGGGGTAGCTGCTCCCTAAGGAGACCCGTTTTCCCCATTtgctcaggacttccctgtttttaaacagacatttatctgTACTGATAACTTCCTATGTCCTAGGTAGCCCTCGATTGTTGGTCTTCTTATCATAACTCTGTTCAGGTTGGTGAAATTCTGCCTGATCCTCTGTCCACCACACTGAAGAGTCCTCTAACCCTGCTCCCCACCTCAAAGGGCAGTGGGTACAGCCCTCTACCAGCAGCACAGACCTCTCTGGTGCCTTTTAGGACCCTGATCTGAGCCTGGCTCAGAAGGCCTGGGGATTATGAACCCATGGGTTGTTTGTGTATCCATGTGcttgtgtgtttatttgtatgtgtgtttgtatgtgtctctgtgtgtgcttgtgtgtctctgactagctatacatgtttttatgtgtctctgtgtaggtttatatgtgtctgcttgtgtgtttccatgtgtctgtgtgtctgtctgtgtcatTGTGGctggtgtatatgtctgtgtgactgtgtgtctagaatgcatttgtgtgtgtctggCTGTGTCCATGTACAGTAGCAGGAGCATCACTTGGGCTGATCCTCAGAGGGAGAGGCTTACCGGTCCATGTGTACACTCCAGTCGCCTGCTTGGATCAAAGGTATCCAGTTGAGCTCTCCCTTGTAGTAGCGGTGGTCCACCCCACCAAACATCACCACACTGCCCTCCTGCTTGTCTCTGTATGGAGAagaggtggggggggaggggcggaTCCTTGGAGGACAGTAACAACAGCACTGTGTGAAAGCTGTGCTTGTCCACCCATCAAGGCCCTAATAAGGTCCCATATACAGATGCAGAAATATCATCTAGGAGAGATTGAGATCCAGACTGAGGTCTGTTACTGGCTAGTGAGTGGCACAGAGGAGGTTAGAAGCTGAATCACTTGGTTGGACTCCACCCGCTATGACTTCTGAAGACGCCCTGGACCTCCTGCGACCTGAGTGCTCAGAAACCCTCAGAGTACAGGGTGCTGAAGCGTTTTGGCTTTCTCTTTGTCCACcttgtcatttttcaggaaaatcaaggCCTGGGGGTTCTTACGGTGTGTGTTCTGGTCACCCAGAGTTGCCTCCCCTGGCCTGTGACCTCTACTGTCCAAAGAGCTCCACCTCAGAGCTCAGAAGGGACCCCACCTCTGCTCTTCCTGTCTTGGAATGtttaatatttcttgaacaaggGGTCCCACACTTTTGTGCCccacactttcaattttcactggCTCCTACAAATTGGGTAGCTGGTCCTGGGCTCCCAGTGAAATGCTAATGAGGAAGGAAGGATATCCACGATCCTTCACCTTCTTTCCTTATCAAATTCATAAGCAAATCCTAAGGCCTTTTCCTTCAAATTGATTCCTGTTACCTTCCATTAGTCTTCCATCTCACTCACCCCACCCCAGACCAAGTTACTGGTCTTGAGCTCAGGAGTAGGGTCGTGTTACAATACAAAGTTATTTATAAAATCCAGTGGTGAAGCCAGGTAGGGCCCTGGGGCCATAGTTATCCTGAGTTAGATTATCTCGCAGGATAATTCTTTATCAAGTCTTCTATAATTTTCGTGCAACTGAAAGCATCTTACAGCTACTTTGGAGAAAGGGAGTGTCCATCTCAGACTTACTTGCTCAAGTAGAAggcaaaaacaggctcagaaatggcACCTTCATTCTTCAGCTTGTCAAAGATGGGGATGGCTCCAGAGAAGGATAGTTTGGGGTAGTTCAAGCCCATGACGCCATCAAAAGGTATACCATCAAACCCGAGTTCCGCCATGCTTAGACCGAATGGCTGGTCAGTACTTACAAGGTTCCCAATCTGTGGGAGAGAAGAGTGTTCCCACTACAGATATGTGAAAAGGGGCTAGGACAGGGTTGGGGTGCATTGCCATAAAATCCTCAGAAAAGAATTGAGGCTTGGCTCTGTCTTTGGTGGCCCACAGATGGTTAGACCAAGCTGGAAGGGGAATTTGGGTTCCATTTGAGATAAGCTGTGAGTTTTAAAACATCTGCCCCTCTGAAAAACACCACTTGAGTGAGTCAAATTGGCCTCGTGGCTTCTGTACAGGTTGGGCAACCAAGAGTCAGGCCAGGTTCCATTGGTGCCATCTTATGGACAAAACAATTGAGAGCAAGATAGCCTTCTCTTTGGCATCACTATGACCTAATGACAGGAATGGACTGCATTCTCTGTAATGTACTGGGAATTCTGCATCTGTCCAGGAAAACAGAAGCTGAAAACACAATCTTCCTTGCAGTGTTCTATGAAattactgcctgggaaattcccttttggggatatgtgtgtatttgtgtgagtgtgtatgagagagagagaggggggaacTACTCAAGTACTTTGGGGGAGGCAGGCCATAGGTTTATTAGACTCTCAAGGGTCGTCTAGAGTGAGAACTCATTTATCAGGCCCCTTGACTTCTCAGGCCTCCAGTTTCCCACTCTGGATACCTGAAGCCCTTGTCTGCCCCCAGGGTCCCCAGATCAGTTTTATCCTGTCCCCAAATGCCTTACAGCAACTTCAGTCCTGAAAAGCTAGCCTAACTCCACCATTTACCACATGTGTGCCCTCAGCAAGGCCCTTGctgtctgcacctcagtttctcaTATGTCAGAGAAACTAATCAGAGCAACTGCTGTGTGGGATTGTTGCAGAATTAAACCAGTTATCACCTGATAAAGCCTGGAACAGTCTGTGAAGATAAAAGCGGGTGCTTTTATCCCCTCTTCCCACACCTGGCAAAATGAGCCTTGAACTGCTCATAGGCAGAGGAGCTGCAAGTCCACACCTCAAGCGACTCTCTGGGTTAGCTAATCTGTTTGCTCATGTGTCACCACAGGCACTGCCTCCCCAGGGACATGATCCTGTGGATAAGATGGCCAATATCTATGTGAGATAGGCTAGGAAGTGTCCTGCCAGATGGTCCTGCATCTGTTTTGCAAGCATTGGTCACTCCATAGCCAGTCCTGACTCAGCATCTGTTACACTGTTACCCGAACTGTGTCATGAACAACAACTCCTTTCATCCTTCCAGAACCGTAGTTGATGCTGAAGGTCTTTTTGGTAGGCCGGAAGGTGGAAGAATCAAAATGTCTGAACATAACGTGTGTAGCTGCAGACACAAGGGATGAGTGTCATCAGGTGCCAAGGGTGGAAACAGGGCCACAGGGCAAGTGAAAGATGGTCCAAGAATGGGATGTCTGTACTCACAACAGATTGGGCTGGTGCAAAAGACGGAGGGCACCCACAAGTCAGATGAGCCTGTGTCAAAGATAACCTGGAATTCTTGAGGGGGTGTTCCAATGGTTATGTTACCCACGTAGAGCTTCTATAGGGAAAAGGAGGGAGTGGGTTAGTGCTGAACTGGCTACCGACTGTTCCCACACTGATGCCTCCCTCTGGGTGTCACATATCTCTTGAGATCACTTTCTAACCACTGTGCAGCTCACAGACTTTGGTCACAGAGGTATctgcatttgatatatttttcctgTGCTACATTGTATGTGGATATTGACTCTATGATAAAGCATTGAAGTGGTACCTCCTGcatgggaagcccagaggcataaccactggacatccaggaatgctggacacccagggaagtcctggtaccTTCATTTGAGAAGCTCTGTAGTCTCTTCAAACCCAGCCTTAGCACCCCCTTCTCCAGAAGGTCCTTTTTGATCAACCTCTGCCACTACCTCTAAACTCAGCCCACATACAATCAACACCACACAGGTGACCCTTTCACTTGACATGTATTTACTCTTTGCCTATCTCTCAGGCTGGCATGGGCATTCTTGAAGACAAAATAAGCCCTTTGGCTAATCTAAAAACAGTAACCAATGTGTTAGATTCTTATGGCCTTAAACAGACTACTGattcaataaatttttactgCTGTGTTTCTTGCATCTGTGGAAACTGAATTCCTCTACCTGAGGATTCACAATTGCTTTGCAAAAGGTTCTACCTTTTGATCGGTGATGGTTCATTCTTCATCTGTAACTGAGTGGCTCACTTAGTTCAGAAGGAACAATCGTCCTCAAACTAATGACACATCTTTGACATAGAAATGGATATTTACCTGCCATCTGGTAATTGCCAGGCCCAGTCACAAAGACCAACAATTAAGGATAAGAGTGCCTTCTCCTCTGGGTGGGGTCCCTGTTTTCCAGTGTCTCTGCCTCCTGCAGGAACCCCAACTTCAACATCCCACCTGGCACCTCCAGAGGAGCCCCGGTGCTAGGCTAGAGCACCAAGGGGCGCTGTGGAGCACTATCCTCCCAAAATACTCACATCCTTGATGTTTCTCAAGGGGTGAAATGTTAGATTTGAGGCACGAGAAGAAATCTGGGACAGTCTGTAAGCATGTTCCTTCAGGAAATTGTTCAGGATGTTTTTTCCACTGAGGGTTTTTCTCATGGTCTTCACTCTCCTTAGAGGTATTCTTTCACCGAGCAtgtgacaaagaaaacaaagaagatgctACAACAAGCTGTCAGTGTTAAGGTATAACTGTCATTGTAATGGCCATGTATactttctaatcatttttatgaGGCACATTATTATCAGAATTTTATGCATATACCATGGCAAGGACATAGATTTGAATACAGGTTCTGTTCTGCATTCTTGGGTAAGCCATTTGACAATGTGGTGTATCAGTCTCCCCTTCAGTAAAATGGTGAAATGTAACAACAAACCCACAAATAGAATATCTTGGGGATAAGCAAAGTGATGGCTATAAAGTACTTGATAAATAGGAAGTCTTAACAATGACAGCCATTAGCATTGCTGTTGCCATCCCACTCTATCCGTCTCATAGAACCTCAAGGAA of Bubalus bubalis isolate 160015118507 breed Murrah chromosome 5, NDDB_SH_1, whole genome shotgun sequence contains these proteins:
- the PAG9 gene encoding pregnancy-associated glycoprotein 1 isoform X2; the encoded protein is MLGERIPLRRVKTMRKTLSGKNILNNFLKEHAYRLSQISSRASNLTFHPLRNIKDKLYVGNITIGTPPQEFQVIFDTGSSDLWVPSVFCTSPICSTHVMFRHFDSSTFRPTKKTFSINYGSGRMKGVVVHDTVRIGNLVSTDQPFGLSMAELGFDGIPFDGVMGLNYPKLSFSGAIPIFDKLKNEGAISEPVFAFYLSKDKQEGSVVMFGGVDHRYYKGELNWIPLIQAGDWSVHMDRISMKRKVIACSGGCEAVVDTGTSVIEGPRRLVNNIQKHIGAMPRGSEHYVSCSAVNTLPPIIFTINGIDYPVPAQAYILKDSRGHCYTTFEQNKVSSSTETWILGDVFLRWYFSVFDRGNDRIGLARAV
- the PAG9 gene encoding pregnancy-associated glycoprotein 1 isoform X1, translating into MLGTQTSPSTWSQEGSMKWLVLLGLVAFSECIVKIPLRRVKTMRKTLSGKNILNNFLKEHAYRLSQISSRASNLTFHPLRNIKDKLYVGNITIGTPPQEFQVIFDTGSSDLWVPSVFCTSPICSTHVMFRHFDSSTFRPTKKTFSINYGSGRMKGVVVHDTVRIGNLVSTDQPFGLSMAELGFDGIPFDGVMGLNYPKLSFSGAIPIFDKLKNEGAISEPVFAFYLSKDKQEGSVVMFGGVDHRYYKGELNWIPLIQAGDWSVHMDRISMKRKVIACSGGCEAVVDTGTSVIEGPRRLVNNIQKHIGAMPRGSEHYVSCSAVNTLPPIIFTINGIDYPVPAQAYILKDSRGHCYTTFEQNKVSSSTETWILGDVFLRWYFSVFDRGNDRIGLARAV